From one Phocoena sinus isolate mPhoSin1 chromosome 6, mPhoSin1.pri, whole genome shotgun sequence genomic stretch:
- the EGR3 gene encoding early growth response protein 3 codes for MTGKLAEKLPVTMSSLLNQLPDNLYPEEIPSALNLFSGSSDSVAHYNQMATENVMDIGLTNEKPNPELSYSGSFQPAPGNKTVTYLGKFAFDSPSNWCQDNIISLMSAGILGVPPASGALSTQTSTASMVQPPQGEVEAMYPALPPYSNCSDLYSEPVSFHDPQGNPGLAYSPQDYQSAKPALDSNLFPMIPDYNLYHHPNDMGSIPEHKPFQGMDPIRVNPPPITPLETIKAFKDKQIHPGFGSLPQPPLTLKPIRPRKYPNRPSKTPLHERPHACPAEGCDRRFSRSDELTRHLRIHTGHKPFQCRICMRSFSRSDHLTTHIRTHTGEKPFACEFCGRKFARSDERKRHAKIHLKQKEKKAEKGGAPSASSAAPVSLAPVVTTCA; via the exons ATGACCGGCAAACTCGCCGAGAAGCTGCCGGTGACCATGAGCAGTTTGCTAAACCAACTGCCTGACAATCTGTACCCCGAGGAGATCCCCAGCGCGCTCAACCTCTTTTCTGGCAGCAGCGACTCGGTAGCCCATTACAATCAGATGGCTACAG AGAATGTGATGGACATCGGTCTGACCAACGAGAAGCCCAACCCGGAACTCTCTTATTCGGGCTCCTTccagccagcccctggcaacaagACCGTGACCTACTTGGGAAAGTTCGCCTTTGACTCCCCTTCCAACTGGTGCCAGGACAACATCATTAGCCTCATGAGCGCCGGCATCTTGGGGGTGCCCCCGGCCTCTGGGGCACTCAGCACGCAAACCTCCACAGCCAGCATGGTGCAGCCGCCGCAGGGGGAAGTGGAGGCCATGTATCCGGCGCTGCCCCCCTATTCTAACTGCAGTGATCTCTACTCGGAGCCTGTGTCTTTCCACGATCCCCAGGGCAACCCCGGGCTCGCCTATTCCCCCCAGGATTACCAATCGGCCAAACCGGCCTTGGACAGCAATCTCTTCCCCATGATTCCTGACTACAACCTATACCACCACCCCAACGACATGGGCTCCATTCCGGAGCACAAGCCCTTCCAGGGCATGGACCCCATCCGGGTCAACCCGCCCCCTATTACCCCCCTGGAGACCATCAAGGCATTCAAAGACAAGCAGATCCACCCGGGCTTTGGCAGCCTGCCCCAGCCGCCGCTCACGCTCAAGCCCATCCGGCCCCGCAAGTACCCCAACCGACCCAGCAAGACCCCGCTACACGAGCGGCCCCACGCGTGCCCGGCGGAGGGCTGCGACCGCCGTTTCAGCCGCTCGGACGAGCTGACCCGGCATCTGCGCATCCACACGGGCCACAAGCCCTTCCAGTGCCGGATCTGCATGCGGAGCTTCAGCCGCAGCGACCACCTTACCACTCACATCCGCACGCATACGGGCGAGAAGCCCTTTGCCTGCGAATTCTGCGGGCGCAAGTTTGCGCGCAGCGACGAGCGCAAGCGCCACGCCAAAATCCACCTcaagcaaaaggagaagaaggCGGAGAAGGGGGGTGCGCCTTCTGCGTCCTCGGCGGCCCCGGTGTCCCTGGCCCCTGTGGTCACCACCTGCGCCTGA